In Janibacter alkaliphilus, the following proteins share a genomic window:
- a CDS encoding peptidylprolyl isomerase produces the protein MKAILHTNHGDITLTLFGNQAPKTVDNFVGLATGKADYRDDAGRTSPTPFYDGLTFHRIILNFMIQGGCPVGQGVGGPGYTFDDEIHPELRFDKPYLLAMANAGKRMGKGTNGSQFFITTTTPDWLNGKHTIFGEVADQAGRDVVDAISAVPTGAMDKPTEPVVIESVEILED, from the coding sequence ATGAAGGCGATCCTGCACACCAACCACGGCGACATCACCCTCACCCTCTTCGGCAACCAGGCCCCGAAGACCGTCGACAACTTCGTCGGTCTGGCCACCGGGAAGGCCGACTACCGCGACGACGCGGGCCGCACCAGCCCGACCCCCTTCTACGACGGGCTGACCTTCCACCGGATCATCCTGAACTTCATGATCCAGGGCGGCTGCCCGGTGGGTCAGGGCGTCGGCGGTCCCGGCTACACCTTCGACGACGAGATCCACCCCGAGCTGCGCTTCGACAAGCCCTACCTGCTGGCCATGGCCAACGCCGGCAAGCGGATGGGCAAGGGCACCAACGGCTCGCAGTTCTTCATCACCACGACCACCCCGGACTGGCTCAACGGCAAGCACACGATCTTCGGCGAGGTCGCCGACCAGGCCGGTCGCGACGTCGTCGACGCCATCTCCGCGGTGCCCACCGGTGCCATGGACAAGCCCACCGAGCCGGTCGTCATCGAGTCCGTCGAGATCCTCGAGGACTGA
- a CDS encoding DUF881 domain-containing protein has translation MPPQDEHQDEPQDQRPAPHRRGRAWLTRRPTRWSALVPVIALAAGLLFATTSTTADGHDLRSGATGVPDLIRERTHDNAVAGEQAERLRGDIEELTAEQAPGSEQVETLEQQAEAAAPGAGMAPVEGEAITVTLDDAPLDADEIPEGFTVDDVVVHQQDVQGVVNALWRGDAEAMQIMDQRVISTSAVRCVGNTLILQGRVYSPPFTITAIGDPDQLRQALDDDPAVTVYQEYVDALGLGYEVVEEGSTTLPAFDGSTSLQHARPLGTDD, from the coding sequence GTGCCGCCGCAGGACGAGCATCAGGACGAGCCGCAGGACCAGCGCCCCGCGCCGCACCGGCGTGGCCGCGCCTGGCTCACCCGTCGCCCCACCCGGTGGTCGGCGCTGGTCCCGGTGATCGCGCTCGCCGCCGGGCTGCTCTTCGCCACGACGAGCACCACCGCCGACGGGCACGACCTGCGCTCCGGCGCGACCGGCGTGCCCGACCTCATCCGCGAGCGCACCCACGACAACGCCGTCGCCGGCGAGCAGGCCGAGCGGCTGCGCGGGGACATCGAGGAACTCACCGCGGAGCAGGCCCCGGGCAGCGAGCAGGTCGAGACCCTCGAGCAGCAGGCCGAGGCCGCCGCCCCGGGCGCCGGGATGGCCCCGGTCGAGGGCGAGGCCATCACCGTCACCCTCGACGACGCCCCGCTGGACGCCGACGAGATCCCCGAGGGCTTCACCGTCGACGACGTCGTCGTGCACCAGCAGGACGTCCAGGGCGTGGTCAACGCGCTCTGGCGCGGCGACGCCGAGGCGATGCAGATCATGGACCAGCGGGTGATCAGCACCAGCGCCGTGCGCTGCGTCGGCAACACCCTCATCCTCCAGGGCCGGGTCTACTCACCCCCCTTCACGATCACCGCGATCGGCGACCCGGACCAGCTGCGCCAGGCCCTCGACGATGACCCCGCGGTCACCGTCTACCAGGAGTACGTCGACGCCCTCGGCCTCGGCTACGAGGTCGTCGAGGAGGGCAGCACGACGCTGCCGGCCTTCGACGGCAGCACCAGCCTGCAGCACGCCCGCCCCCTGGGCACCGACGACTGA
- a CDS encoding PIN domain-containing protein — protein MAEIVYLDTSVALRTILDVPGRAALQTWLDVVPGTVVSSRLLRTEVIRVLRREGLPAADGGALLDRVGLLDITPETHTVAESIERHVRTLDALHLATALLVGEPVVVASHDQQMLEVAGHLGLAVTDPVRT, from the coding sequence GTGGCCGAGATCGTCTACCTCGACACCTCGGTGGCGCTCCGCACGATCCTCGACGTCCCGGGCCGGGCCGCACTGCAGACGTGGCTGGACGTCGTCCCGGGCACGGTCGTCTCCTCCCGGCTGCTGCGCACCGAGGTGATCCGCGTGCTGCGGCGCGAGGGGCTCCCGGCCGCCGATGGCGGCGCGCTGCTGGATCGAGTGGGGCTGCTGGACATCACGCCAGAGACCCACACCGTCGCCGAGTCGATCGAGCGGCACGTACGCACCCTGGACGCGCTGCACCTGGCCACCGCGCTGCTCGTCGGCGAACCCGTGGTCGTCGCCAGCCACGACCAGCAGATGCTCGAGGTCGCCGGCCACCTGGGCCTGGCGGTCACCGACCCGGTCCGCACCTGA
- a CDS encoding type II toxin-antitoxin system Phd/YefM family antitoxin, with protein MAQVTKRELNQRTADVLAAVSDDADVVITERGVPRWRVSTVRPADTTLSQLEREGRYTPPAARPTAWPSRSAGPPRTDAQVDALLDETRGNR; from the coding sequence ATGGCACAGGTGACCAAGCGTGAGCTCAACCAACGCACAGCCGACGTGCTCGCCGCGGTGTCGGACGACGCCGACGTCGTCATCACCGAGCGCGGGGTGCCGCGCTGGCGGGTGAGCACCGTCCGACCGGCCGACACCACGCTGAGCCAGCTGGAGCGCGAAGGGCGCTACACCCCGCCCGCGGCGCGCCCGACGGCGTGGCCCAGCCGGAGCGCTGGGCCACCGCGCACCGACGCGCAGGTCGACGCCCTCCTCGACGAGACCCGCGGGAACCGCTGA
- a CDS encoding cell division protein CrgA: MATSADDSTNDAEETGAVSDAEETSAADGGAEETVDDAKGTKAKGTKDEDTKDKGSKGKGSTKSRAAKKRSGDPRQRAEAEGGRRSRSQQKVKPQKIGNPSWFVPVMLGLMVIGLIWVVTFYITEQQYPVQAWGMWNLGAGFALILAGFAMTTRWK, from the coding sequence GTGGCCACGTCCGCCGACGACAGCACGAACGACGCCGAGGAGACCGGCGCGGTCAGCGACGCCGAGGAGACGAGCGCCGCGGACGGGGGCGCCGAGGAGACGGTCGACGACGCCAAGGGCACCAAGGCCAAGGGCACCAAGGACGAGGACACCAAGGACAAGGGCTCCAAGGGCAAGGGCTCGACGAAGAGCCGGGCGGCGAAGAAGCGCTCCGGCGACCCCCGCCAGCGGGCCGAGGCCGAGGGCGGCCGTCGGTCGCGCAGCCAGCAGAAGGTCAAGCCGCAGAAGATCGGCAACCCCAGCTGGTTCGTCCCGGTGATGCTCGGGCTCATGGTGATCGGCCTGATCTGGGTGGTGACCTTCTACATCACCGAGCAGCAGTACCCGGTGCAGGCGTGGGGGATGTGGAACCTCGGCGCCGGCTTCGCCCTCATCCTCGCCGGCTTCGCCATGACGACGAGGTGGAAGTAG
- a CDS encoding peptidoglycan D,D-transpeptidase FtsI family protein: MNQPIRRLSMVVAVMFVLLLVASTWIQVLGAQGIREASDNRRTQLDSYARERGQILLGGQPIARSTEVEDDLEWQRVYSDPELYSHVTGYFSFTYGSGAGLESASDGLLSGRDDQLFYDRLTDTIAGREPRGASLELTIDPDAQQAAEQALGEQRGAVVALDPSTGDILAMVSHPNFDPSPLASHDVPTERAAWERYTEDETQPMVNRAIGGNLYPPGSTFKIVTAAAALESGDYSAGSSIPGPATLDLPQTTSDLPNASGAACGANDQVTLAVAMQDSCNTAFGWLGMELGGDAVAEQAEAFGFGEELSVPMTVAPSTFPTGLNPPQEAQSAIGQYDVRTTPMQMAMVTAAVANDGVVMRPNMIEQVMAADTSVIDEPEPDALRRAISSDTASELTDMMQLVTTDGTGTAGAVDGVSVAAKTGTAQHAEGAAPHAWYTAFAPADNPQVAVAVVVESGGTAGSEASGGSSAGPISKAVMEAVLQ, translated from the coding sequence ATGAACCAGCCGATCCGACGACTGTCGATGGTCGTCGCCGTGATGTTCGTGCTGCTGCTCGTGGCCAGCACGTGGATCCAGGTGCTCGGTGCCCAGGGCATCCGGGAGGCCTCGGACAACCGCCGCACCCAGCTGGACAGCTACGCCCGCGAGCGCGGCCAGATCCTCCTCGGCGGGCAGCCGATCGCCCGCTCCACCGAGGTCGAGGACGACCTGGAGTGGCAGCGCGTCTACTCCGACCCCGAGCTCTACAGCCACGTCACCGGGTACTTCTCCTTCACCTACGGCTCCGGCGCCGGCCTGGAGTCCGCCTCCGACGGGCTGCTGTCGGGCCGCGACGACCAGCTCTTCTACGACCGGCTCACCGACACCATCGCCGGCCGCGAGCCGCGCGGCGCCAGCCTCGAGCTGACCATCGACCCGGACGCCCAGCAGGCCGCCGAGCAGGCCCTCGGGGAGCAGCGCGGCGCGGTCGTCGCGCTCGACCCGAGCACCGGCGACATCCTCGCCATGGTCAGCCACCCCAACTTCGACCCCAGCCCGCTGGCCAGCCACGACGTGCCCACCGAGCGGGCCGCCTGGGAGCGCTACACCGAGGATGAGACCCAGCCCATGGTCAACCGGGCGATCGGCGGCAACCTCTACCCGCCGGGCTCGACCTTCAAGATCGTCACCGCGGCCGCCGCCCTGGAGTCCGGCGACTACTCGGCCGGATCCTCGATCCCCGGCCCGGCCACCCTGGACCTGCCGCAGACCACGAGCGACCTGCCGAACGCCAGCGGCGCCGCCTGCGGGGCGAACGACCAGGTGACCCTCGCCGTGGCCATGCAGGACTCGTGCAACACCGCCTTCGGCTGGCTGGGCATGGAGCTCGGCGGCGACGCGGTCGCCGAGCAGGCCGAGGCCTTCGGCTTCGGCGAGGAGCTGTCGGTGCCGATGACCGTCGCGCCGTCGACCTTCCCCACCGGGCTCAACCCGCCCCAGGAGGCGCAGAGCGCGATCGGGCAGTACGACGTGCGCACCACCCCGATGCAGATGGCCATGGTCACCGCCGCGGTCGCCAACGACGGCGTGGTGATGCGCCCGAACATGATCGAGCAGGTCATGGCCGCCGACACCTCGGTCATCGACGAGCCCGAGCCGGACGCGCTGCGCCGGGCGATCAGCTCGGACACCGCGAGCGAGCTCACCGACATGATGCAGCTGGTGACCACCGACGGCACCGGCACCGCCGGCGCCGTGGACGGGGTGAGCGTGGCCGCGAAGACCGGCACCGCGCAGCACGCCGAAGGGGCCGCGCCGCACGCCTGGTACACCGCCTTCGCCCCCGCGGACAACCCGCAGGTGGCCGTGGCCGTCGTCGTCGAGTCCGGCGGCACCGCCGGCAGCGAGGCCTCCGGGGGCTCCTCGGCCGGGCCGATCAGCAAGGCTGTGATGGAGGCGGTGCTGCAGTGA
- a CDS encoding FtsW/RodA/SpoVE family cell cycle protein, translated as MRAVATIAPRRGRNVELLLTALAIGVVILAYVNVSVAETEEIPPDLLGHAGILAGIALAFHLVLRWRASYADPIILPIVVLLNGIGVVVIYRLDIAAGRSFTEGQAVRQLLWTAIGVAIALAVLIALRDHRVLRRYTYTAGAAALVLIALPIFIGYEVNGARIWIRLGSFTFQPAEIAKILLAIFFAGYLVQTRDVLALTGRRFLGITFPRGRDLGPLAIAWVASMLVLAFENDFGTTLMVFGLFVAMLYIATERISWIVLGLSMAAFGAAIVYTTASHVRTRVLCWTDPFSTQGREECGQLVQGIMGLASGGVSGAGLGRGRPWLTPLPESDFIFASIGEELGLVGTMAIILLYAILVERGLRSAIGLRDGFGKLLAAGLSFVIALQVFVVIGGVTRVIPLTGLTLPFLAYGGSSLLTNWTLVALLLRMSDHARRPEPETDPAQMEAPTEMVRTVR; from the coding sequence ATGCGCGCGGTCGCCACCATCGCCCCGCGCCGCGGGCGCAACGTCGAGCTGCTGCTGACGGCGCTGGCCATCGGCGTGGTCATCCTCGCCTACGTCAACGTCTCGGTCGCCGAGACCGAGGAGATCCCCCCGGACCTGCTCGGCCACGCCGGCATCCTCGCCGGGATCGCCCTGGCGTTCCACCTCGTGCTGCGCTGGCGGGCCTCCTACGCCGACCCGATCATCCTGCCCATCGTCGTGCTGCTCAACGGCATCGGCGTCGTGGTGATCTACCGGCTGGACATCGCCGCCGGGCGCAGCTTCACCGAGGGCCAGGCGGTGCGCCAGCTGCTGTGGACGGCGATCGGCGTGGCCATCGCGCTGGCCGTGCTCATCGCGCTGCGCGACCACCGGGTGCTGCGCCGCTACACCTACACCGCCGGCGCGGCCGCGCTCGTGCTCATCGCGCTGCCGATCTTCATCGGCTACGAGGTCAACGGCGCCCGCATCTGGATCCGGCTCGGCTCCTTCACCTTCCAGCCCGCCGAGATCGCCAAGATCCTGCTGGCCATCTTCTTCGCCGGCTACCTCGTGCAGACCCGGGACGTGCTGGCCCTGACCGGGCGCCGCTTCCTCGGGATCACCTTCCCCCGCGGCCGCGACCTCGGGCCGCTGGCCATCGCCTGGGTGGCCAGCATGCTCGTGCTCGCCTTCGAGAACGACTTCGGCACCACGCTCATGGTCTTCGGGCTCTTCGTGGCGATGCTCTACATCGCCACCGAGCGGATCTCCTGGATCGTCCTCGGGCTGAGCATGGCCGCCTTCGGCGCCGCGATCGTCTACACCACCGCCAGCCACGTGCGCACCCGCGTGCTCTGCTGGACCGACCCCTTCTCCACCCAGGGCCGGGAGGAGTGCGGCCAGCTGGTGCAGGGGATCATGGGCCTGGCCTCCGGCGGTGTCTCCGGCGCCGGGCTGGGCCGCGGCCGACCCTGGCTGACCCCGCTGCCGGAGTCCGACTTCATCTTCGCCTCGATCGGCGAGGAGCTCGGCCTGGTCGGCACGATGGCGATCATCCTGCTCTACGCGATCCTCGTCGAGCGCGGCCTGCGCAGCGCCATCGGGCTGCGCGACGGCTTCGGCAAGCTGCTCGCCGCCGGGCTCTCCTTCGTCATCGCGCTGCAGGTCTTCGTCGTCATCGGCGGCGTCACCCGGGTCATCCCGCTGACCGGTCTGACCCTGCCCTTCCTCGCCTACGGCGGGTCGTCGCTGCTGACCAACTGGACCCTGGTCGCGCTGCTGCTGCGGATGAGCGACCACGCCCGCCGGCCCGAGCCGGAGACCGACCCGGCTCAGATGGAGGCCCCGACCGAGATGGTGAGGACGGTGCGATGA
- a CDS encoding rhomboid family intramembrane serine protease yields MTQPPGGYPPGPPPPGPQGQGAAAEVPTCPRHPDRVSYVRCQRCGRPACPECQRPAAVGVQCVDCVAADRRAARPTVTALGGRASRREQPIVTISIIVICVLVWIGELLSDRVFSEVALAPAVAEQEPWRLLTSAFAHSPSAPFHIMFNMLALWFIGQRLEATLGRGRFLGLYLASAIAGSVTWLVLQPVNSWSPVVGASGAVFGLFGALFVVERHLGRDVSGIFGILAINAVIGFLVPNIAWEAHLGGLVAGAAVAAALVQAAQRRSALIAWGAIVAVIALSLVAMVVKYAVGTPVLYG; encoded by the coding sequence GTGACCCAGCCCCCCGGGGGCTATCCGCCCGGTCCGCCGCCCCCCGGCCCGCAGGGTCAGGGGGCGGCGGCCGAGGTGCCGACCTGCCCGCGGCACCCGGACCGGGTCTCCTACGTGCGCTGCCAGCGCTGCGGGCGGCCGGCCTGCCCGGAGTGCCAGCGACCGGCGGCGGTCGGGGTGCAGTGCGTCGACTGCGTCGCGGCGGACCGCAGGGCGGCCCGCCCCACGGTGACCGCCCTCGGTGGCCGGGCCTCGCGGCGCGAGCAGCCGATCGTGACGATCAGCATCATCGTCATCTGCGTGCTGGTGTGGATCGGTGAGCTGCTCAGCGACCGGGTCTTCTCCGAGGTGGCGCTGGCGCCAGCGGTGGCCGAGCAGGAGCCGTGGCGGCTGCTGACCTCGGCCTTCGCGCACTCGCCGTCGGCGCCCTTCCACATCATGTTCAACATGCTGGCCCTGTGGTTCATCGGTCAGCGGCTGGAGGCGACGCTGGGCCGGGGGCGCTTCCTCGGTCTGTACCTGGCGTCGGCGATCGCCGGCAGCGTGACCTGGCTGGTGCTGCAGCCGGTGAACTCATGGAGCCCGGTGGTCGGCGCCTCCGGGGCGGTCTTCGGTCTCTTCGGCGCGCTCTTCGTCGTCGAGCGGCACCTAGGCCGGGACGTCTCGGGGATCTTCGGGATCCTCGCGATCAACGCGGTCATCGGCTTCCTCGTGCCGAACATCGCCTGGGAGGCCCACCTCGGCGGTCTGGTCGCCGGCGCGGCGGTCGCGGCGGCCCTGGTCCAGGCGGCGCAGCGCCGCAGCGCGCTCATCGCCTGGGGCGCCATCGTCGCGGTGATCGCGCTGAGCCTGGTGGCGATGGTGGTCAAGTACGCCGTCGGCACCCCCGTCCTCTACGGCTGA
- the pknB gene encoding Stk1 family PASTA domain-containing Ser/Thr kinase yields MSDTPPRLLGGRYEVGELIGRGGMAEVHLGHDARLGRPVAIKILRSDHARDATFMHRFRREAQSVAGLNHRSVVAVYDSGEDQITEAGGAVLDIPYIVMEYVDGRTLREVLNEEGTLEPGEAARITGAVLDALAYSHQMGIVHRDIKPGNVMVADDGAVKVMDFGIARAVADAQATMTQTQAVIGTAQYISPEQARGETVDNRSDIYSTGCLLFELLTGRTPFVGDPISLTYQHVNAAPPLPSDLNPDVPAGLDAVVLHALTKDRDERYPDALDMEEDLDAFRRGLPVSPAAMASLQRAGHTELLPAAAAGAAAAGAMGTEHPTAVTPVAQGSTGEIPEERRRRGVVGWIIAGVLLLALAGLAFFAWQQSQPDPVDQVRLENLVGMTQEEAEQTLEDAGLEPEIETEESEDEESGTVLAQDPGQGERVDVGSTVTLTVSTGIGQTQVPDLAGMSEDDARGALEDAGLELGESTTENSQDVPEDEVISSSPGAGETVDQGTSVDIVVSTGQVELPDFRGQSISDVRQEVYALGLDIEEETTESDEEAGTILDQSPGAGTVDQGSTVTFEVATAPAVTSTETETETETPTPTDSSSSLTSSDGEPSSTTTPEPTSTSATQPSSPETPPDASD; encoded by the coding sequence GTGAGCGATACCCCACCGCGGCTGCTCGGCGGCCGCTACGAGGTCGGCGAGCTCATCGGGCGCGGCGGCATGGCCGAGGTGCACCTCGGCCACGACGCCCGCCTGGGACGTCCGGTGGCGATCAAGATCCTGCGCAGCGACCACGCCCGGGACGCCACCTTCATGCACCGCTTCCGTCGCGAGGCGCAGTCCGTCGCCGGGCTGAACCACCGCTCCGTGGTGGCCGTCTACGACTCCGGCGAGGACCAGATCACCGAGGCCGGCGGCGCCGTCCTGGACATCCCCTACATCGTCATGGAGTACGTCGACGGGCGGACCCTGCGCGAGGTGCTCAACGAGGAGGGCACCCTCGAGCCCGGCGAGGCGGCCCGGATCACCGGCGCCGTGCTGGACGCGCTGGCCTACAGCCACCAGATGGGCATCGTCCACCGCGACATCAAGCCCGGCAACGTCATGGTCGCCGACGACGGCGCGGTCAAGGTCATGGACTTCGGCATCGCCCGCGCGGTCGCCGACGCGCAGGCGACGATGACCCAGACCCAGGCGGTCATCGGCACCGCCCAGTACATCTCCCCGGAGCAGGCGCGCGGCGAGACCGTCGACAACCGCAGCGACATCTACTCCACCGGGTGCCTGCTCTTCGAGCTGCTCACCGGGCGGACCCCCTTCGTCGGGGACCCGATCTCGCTGACCTACCAGCACGTCAACGCGGCCCCGCCGCTGCCCTCCGACCTCAACCCGGACGTGCCGGCCGGCCTGGACGCGGTGGTGCTGCACGCGCTGACCAAGGACCGCGACGAGCGCTACCCGGACGCCCTGGACATGGAGGAGGACCTCGACGCCTTCCGCCGGGGCCTGCCGGTCAGCCCGGCGGCGATGGCCAGCCTGCAGCGCGCCGGGCACACCGAGCTGCTGCCGGCGGCCGCCGCCGGTGCCGCGGCGGCAGGGGCGATGGGCACCGAGCACCCCACCGCGGTCACCCCGGTCGCCCAGGGCTCCACCGGGGAGATCCCCGAGGAGCGCCGCCGCCGCGGGGTGGTCGGCTGGATCATCGCCGGGGTGCTGCTGCTGGCGCTGGCCGGGCTGGCCTTCTTCGCCTGGCAGCAGTCCCAGCCCGACCCGGTGGACCAGGTGCGCCTGGAGAACCTCGTCGGGATGACCCAGGAGGAGGCCGAGCAGACCCTCGAGGACGCCGGCCTCGAGCCCGAGATCGAGACCGAGGAGAGCGAGGACGAGGAGTCCGGCACCGTGCTGGCCCAGGACCCCGGCCAGGGCGAACGGGTCGACGTCGGCAGCACCGTGACCCTCACCGTCTCCACGGGCATCGGCCAGACCCAGGTGCCCGACCTCGCCGGGATGAGCGAGGACGACGCCCGCGGGGCCCTGGAGGACGCCGGGCTGGAGCTCGGCGAGTCCACCACCGAGAACTCCCAGGACGTGCCCGAGGACGAGGTGATCAGCTCCAGCCCCGGGGCCGGCGAGACCGTCGACCAGGGCACCAGCGTGGACATCGTCGTCTCCACCGGCCAGGTGGAGCTGCCCGACTTCCGCGGGCAGTCGATCAGCGACGTCCGCCAGGAGGTCTACGCGCTCGGCCTGGACATCGAGGAGGAGACCACCGAGTCCGACGAGGAGGCCGGGACCATCCTCGACCAGTCGCCGGGGGCGGGCACCGTCGACCAGGGCAGCACGGTGACCTTCGAGGTGGCCACGGCGCCGGCGGTCACCTCCACCGAGACCGAGACGGAGACCGAGACCCCGACGCCGACCGACTCCAGCTCGTCGCTGACCTCGAGCGACGGGGAGCCGTCGTCGACCACCACGCCGGAGCCGACGTCGACCTCGGCGACCCAGCCGAGCTCGCCGGAGACCCCGCCGGACGCCTCGGACTGA
- a CDS encoding aminodeoxychorismate/anthranilate synthase component II, translating to MSRILVVDNYDSFVFTIVGYLQQLGAQTEVVRNDAVSPADGADFDGVLISPGPGTPEEAGVSLAMIEACAERSQPMLGVCLGHQALGVVLGATVGRAPELLHGKTSRVLHDGDGVLAGLASPFTATRYHSLTVDPATVPDTFVPTGHTESGIIMAARHRELPLHGVQFHPESVLTEGGHRILANWLALAGDPAAVARSAGMTPLVRDADGVSRALAAG from the coding sequence GTGAGCCGCATCCTCGTCGTCGACAACTACGACAGCTTCGTCTTCACCATCGTCGGCTACCTGCAGCAGCTCGGCGCGCAGACCGAGGTGGTGCGCAACGACGCGGTCAGCCCCGCCGACGGCGCCGACTTCGACGGCGTGCTCATCTCGCCCGGACCGGGCACCCCGGAGGAGGCCGGCGTCTCCCTGGCGATGATCGAGGCCTGCGCCGAGCGGTCCCAGCCGATGCTCGGGGTGTGCCTGGGCCACCAGGCCCTCGGGGTGGTGCTCGGCGCCACCGTCGGCCGCGCCCCCGAGCTGCTGCACGGCAAGACCTCCCGGGTGCTGCACGACGGCGACGGCGTGCTGGCCGGGCTGGCCTCGCCCTTCACCGCCACCCGCTACCACTCGCTGACCGTCGACCCGGCGACCGTGCCGGACACGTTCGTGCCCACCGGGCACACCGAGAGCGGCATCATCATGGCCGCCCGGCACCGCGAGCTGCCGCTGCACGGGGTGCAGTTCCACCCGGAGTCGGTGCTCACCGAGGGCGGGCACCGGATCCTGGCGAACTGGCTGGCCCTGGCCGGCGACCCCGCAGCCGTGGCGCGCAGCGCCGGGATGACCCCGCTGGTCCGCGACGCCGACGGCGTCTCCCGGGCGCTGGCCGCCGGCTGA
- a CDS encoding DUF3566 domain-containing protein, giving the protein MARGAAPATSTSGQARTGGAPQRPGGGTPRRRPRRVKLMVARVDPFSALKVGFLLSVAIGIAMVVMTAVLWGLMSAMGVFDSINDLASQIIGEGSGEPFDIMDFVGFGRVLSLSVVVAVVDVVLMTAIVTLGAFLYNIVASLVGGLNLTLTDD; this is encoded by the coding sequence GTGGCGCGCGGCGCGGCCCCGGCGACGTCGACCTCCGGGCAGGCCCGCACGGGCGGGGCCCCGCAGCGACCGGGCGGCGGCACGCCGCGGCGGCGTCCGCGGCGGGTCAAGCTCATGGTGGCGCGGGTGGACCCCTTCTCCGCGCTGAAGGTGGGCTTCCTGCTGTCGGTGGCCATCGGCATCGCCATGGTCGTCATGACCGCGGTGCTCTGGGGGCTGATGTCCGCGATGGGGGTCTTCGACTCGATCAACGACCTGGCCAGCCAGATCATCGGTGAGGGCTCGGGCGAGCCCTTCGACATCATGGACTTCGTCGGCTTCGGGCGGGTGCTCTCGCTGTCGGTCGTCGTGGCCGTCGTCGACGTCGTGCTGATGACCGCGATCGTCACGCTCGGCGCCTTCCTCTACAACATCGTGGCCAGCCTCGTCGGCGGGCTGAACCTCACCCTGACCGACGACTGA
- a CDS encoding YihY/virulence factor BrkB family protein: MAAQRSPDGEGGEQPEFDGPGPGTVGPVDAFQRRHSVIGFPIAVIYKFIDDFGGYLCALMTYYGFLSLFPVLLLLSTALSIILDGYPSWQEAILDSALSDFPIVGDELRETGSIGGGGPLSIILSGLAALYGGLGIGQAVQYAMNTAWMVPRNSRPNPFASRARGLLLLLVAGLTVTVTTAVTTYLQQLFEGDLVWVATTVASVAISTFVIGTVFVIATSRPLDPTDVLPGALLAAIGWQIMQNVGTTYVGTVVARASNLNSVFAIVLGLLVFIYTIAVIGMICIEINVVRKERLWPRALLTPFTDSVVLTEADQRAYSRHAMAQRLKGFQQIDVFFHDMRGDDDGLTEDDSAHRPPTG; this comes from the coding sequence GTGGCCGCGCAGCGCAGCCCCGACGGCGAAGGGGGCGAGCAGCCCGAGTTCGACGGACCGGGTCCGGGGACGGTCGGACCGGTGGACGCCTTCCAGCGGCGGCACTCGGTGATCGGCTTCCCGATCGCGGTGATCTACAAGTTCATCGACGACTTCGGCGGGTACCTCTGCGCGCTGATGACCTACTACGGCTTCCTCAGCCTCTTCCCGGTGCTGCTGCTGCTGAGCACCGCGCTGAGCATCATCCTCGACGGCTACCCCAGCTGGCAGGAGGCGATCCTCGATTCGGCCCTGTCGGACTTCCCGATCGTCGGCGACGAGCTCCGCGAGACCGGCAGCATCGGCGGCGGCGGGCCGCTGTCGATCATCCTGTCCGGGCTGGCGGCCCTCTACGGCGGCCTCGGCATCGGGCAGGCCGTGCAGTACGCGATGAACACCGCGTGGATGGTCCCGCGCAACTCCCGGCCCAACCCCTTCGCCAGCCGCGCCCGGGGTCTGCTGCTGCTGCTCGTCGCCGGGCTCACCGTCACCGTGACGACCGCGGTGACCACCTACCTGCAGCAGCTCTTCGAGGGCGACCTGGTCTGGGTGGCGACGACGGTCGCGTCGGTGGCGATCAGCACCTTCGTCATCGGCACGGTCTTCGTCATCGCCACCTCCCGCCCGCTGGACCCGACCGACGTGCTGCCGGGGGCGCTGCTCGCGGCGATCGGCTGGCAGATCATGCAGAACGTCGGGACCACCTACGTCGGCACCGTCGTCGCGCGGGCCAGCAACCTCAACAGCGTCTTCGCGATCGTCCTCGGCCTGCTCGTCTTCATCTACACGATCGCGGTCATCGGGATGATCTGCATCGAGATCAACGTCGTGCGCAAGGAGCGGCTGTGGCCGCGGGCGCTGCTGACCCCCTTCACCGACTCGGTGGTGCTCACCGAGGCCGACCAGCGGGCCTACTCACGGCACGCCATGGCGCAGCGGCTCAAGGGCTTCCAGCAGATCGACGTCTTCTTCCACGACATGCGCGGCGACGACGACGGGCTCACCGAGGACGACAGCGCGCACCGGCCGCCCACCGGCTGA